A window of Citrus sinensis cultivar Valencia sweet orange chromosome 7, DVS_A1.0, whole genome shotgun sequence contains these coding sequences:
- the LOC127903673 gene encoding heat shock 70 kDa protein 17-like isoform X1 produces MEPISVKSLHDDRGFRSSITCQKLEELYELMHSGLKMDEIYAVEFIGGATVVPKLQWTQLTNFGNCSEEDDFFRMTSTTSDDTISCDNHLDRIKDWDINNFPRNQ; encoded by the exons ATGGAACCAATATCAGTTAAATCTCTCCATGATGATAGGGGCTTCAG GAGCAGCATTACCTGTCAAAAGCTCGAAGAGCTCTATGAACTTATGCATTCAGGGTTGAAAATGGACGAGATATATGCAGTGGAGTTCATTGGAGGAGCTACTGTAGTGCCAAAGTTGCAG TGGACACAATTAACTAACTTTGGCAACTGTTCTGAAGAGGATGACTTCTTCAGGATGACATCAACTACCAGCGATGATACTATCT CCTGTGATAACCACTTGGATCGGATAAAGGACTGGGACATCAACAATTTTCCCCGAAACCAATAA
- the LOC127903673 gene encoding uncharacterized protein LOC127903673 isoform X2, with product MGFVLSLRSSITCQKLEELYELMHSGLKMDEIYAVEFIGGATVVPKLQWTQLTNFGNCSEEDDFFRMTSTTSDDTISCDNHLDRIKDWDINNFPRNQ from the exons ATGGGGTTTGTTTTGTCTCTTAGGAGCAGCATTACCTGTCAAAAGCTCGAAGAGCTCTATGAACTTATGCATTCAGGGTTGAAAATGGACGAGATATATGCAGTGGAGTTCATTGGAGGAGCTACTGTAGTGCCAAAGTTGCAG TGGACACAATTAACTAACTTTGGCAACTGTTCTGAAGAGGATGACTTCTTCAGGATGACATCAACTACCAGCGATGATACTATCT CCTGTGATAACCACTTGGATCGGATAAAGGACTGGGACATCAACAATTTTCCCCGAAACCAATAA